One Pocillopora verrucosa isolate sample1 chromosome 10, ASM3666991v2, whole genome shotgun sequence genomic window carries:
- the LOC131769309 gene encoding FYVE and coiled-coil domain-containing protein 1: MMEAFIIDPARLITDIVGCISELRNVHQSSQLPVTDDETILHKFCVKLETVLRHEQKDKYSLLGVRKDYWNFISECIPKDDGVRLVHAIPQVKTPQGKGRAFIRYSLTKKSLADAIQRCLVKRKQLSAYFGPEAILCHPSLSTALVNKLYDLNDLEFDLPVAGHELDISWPAFTRRPLGDRQGSVSGRRSSISSVTSVDLRNERPDPLIGLASEITALTTILGDENSLGKAERSEAGFDNVSIGDSAVDTPNITDMTLEISHLHQRILKWKSDLESQLSKACHDAKKAHDERIFANQEHELKVKQLNERYTNLTKGVSEEMNTKFKELSGKLTTAERALSEREAEIEKLKDEVKVSVSASHEAQRSAIELERKITGSERKNSELSYECEQLKERFKRKDEMASELEAKLSELREKCNKLELSEAESNKRIAELQGEIKAKEVVLERVQESYEKLNGMVFGSFEELESELKSRLVDRERGLQNQSAENRRLETSIVEIKQQNRDLSNKLEEANAKIADLENASIETDTVIRDLKNQLNSAEQNQDTFMLELKDTLQPVEGVDVPDGNHVMKDFRKMILKQAKHLVAEMSILHRQLDERSTQKEKLEEHVAELQDNIEKKKKQIIDLHEEVDTSRRRITFIDEEKDILEKEKLKADNRLAELEESEETLQSNISFLAEEKCKVLDELTQLKGIREEEEKLRSEAHDEFESLKAQLEDTSQSKQKLENELATITDSLQTMDAEKKDLDGQLRSLEEKMSSVHDERIGLEHELDVAKEQLEAANEARIRAEQSQVRSQEQLESLQCMMDQEIAALKFQLSSETMKYETELKTLSQQIQEYNGVKERLSEQGEMITDLENRLKERNDILQHDKHKYVTEIKHLRSEVQQYKSGFDENKLRLRALENELLLAAKQLEEERSRQRELKKKVEEYEEEKGVHSLRYEKKISQFKEDMDELKKRLVELTREKAELWKKADDMEHEIKVKADDRWMDDSEVSHCLSCKAEFSFLLRKHHCRVCGRIFCHNCSNNWVQTPHSRKLRRVCEDCSKSDKRLNAQLVGKPSDVDDDPTSDVSDLQSNRRESLLSFQDDEGGLGADDDPQPGPSTSGVVLPGCPQSTSTPKKSDRKGSSDKERSQSVTSGENHKYTTLKSAKKSAAKEAAKKSVEEKPEPDHSSKEEEEEEEEEYEFLEEGDEQAFEQPQAQVVICESDVREDLAVPALNEEPGPFWHVTVPPGKRHLIPVLVGTQGTSLSWKFSTEKRSIRFGVAFKLSETKKDSECETVVPLSQCNSQQISIKGEITDVSPGVYVLVFDNTFSRFTSKRLFCMVQVEQKDNEHDSLT, translated from the exons ATGATGGAGGCATTTATTATTGATCCAGCTAGACTAATAACTGACATAGTGG GTTGCATATCAGAATTAAGAAATGTACACCAGTCATCACAACTACCTGTGACTGATGATGAGACAATTCTTCATAAGTTTTGTGTCAAGCTTGAAACAGTTCTAAGACACGAACAGAAGG ATAAGTACTCTCTTCTTGGAGTTAGAAAGGATTACTGGAATTTTATTAGTGAATGCATTCCTAAAGATGATGGGGTACGACTTGTTCATGCCATCCCGCAG GTCAAGACACCTCAGGGCAAAGGACGAGCTTTTATTCGATACTCTCTGACAAAAAAGTCATTGGCTGATGCAATTCAAAGGTGCTTGGTTAAACGAAAACAACTGAG TGCATACTTTGGCCCTGAGGCAATTCTCTGCCACCCATCTTTGTCAACTGCTCTGGTTAACAAGTTGTATGACTTGAATGATCTTGAGTTTGATCTTCCTGTTGCTGGACATGAGCTCGATATTTCGTGGCCAGCTTTCACAAG gaGACCCTTAGGAGATCGTCAAGGCTCAGTGTCTGGTCGAAGAAGCAGTATAAGCAGTGTAACTAGTGTCGATTTAAGG AATGAGAGGCCCGATCCTCTGATTGGTCTAGCATCAGAAATCACCGCATTAACAACAATTTTAGGGGATGAAAATTCTCTTGGAAAGGCAGAGCGAAGTGAAGCTGGTTTCGATAATGTCAGCATTGGCGATTCAGCGGTTGATACCCCCAACATTACTGATATGACGTTGGAAATTTCTCATCTTCACCAACGGATTCTAAAATGGAAGAGTGATCTGGAATCTCAGTTGTCTAAAGCTTGTCATGATGCGAAGAAAGCGCACGACGAACGAATATTTGCGAACCAAGAACACGAGCTTAAAGTCAAACAACTGAACGAACGATACACCAATTTGACGAAAGGTGTGTCGGAAGAGATGAACACTAAATTCAAAGAATTGTCCGGGAAGTTAACAACAGCTGAAAGGGCCCTGAGTGAGAGAGAAGCCGAAATTGAAAAGCTTAAAGATGAAGTGAAGGTGTCTGTGAGTGCGTCTCACGAAGCACAAAGATCCGCGATAGAACTTGAAAGGAAGATCACGGgttctgagagaaaaaatagCGAACTGTCTTACGAATGCGAGCAATTAAAAGAGCGATTTAAACGGAAGGACGAGATGGCTAGTGAGCTGGAAGCAAAACTTTCGGAACTTAGAGAAAAATGTAACAAACTTGAACTATCCGAAGCGGAATCGAACAAGAGAATCGCAGAGCTACAAGGAGAAATAAAAGCTAAAGAGGTCGTGTTAGAGAGAGTTCAAGAATCGTATGAAAAGCTAAACGGGATGGTGTTTGGGTCCTTTGAAGAGCTAGAATCCGAGCTGAAAAGTAGGTTAGTGGATAGAGAGAGAGGATTACAAAATCAGAGCGCTGAGAACAGACGTCTGGAGACAAGCATTGTGGAAATCAAGCAACAAAATAGAGACCTTAGTAATAAACTTGAGGAAGCTAATGCAAAAATCGCCGACCTGGAAAACGCCAGCATTGAGACTGACACTGTTATTCGAGATTTGAAAAATCAGCTGAACTCTGCAGAACAGAACCAAGACACGTTTATGTTGGAATTAAAAGATACTCTTCAGCCAGTGGAAGGTGTGGATGTCCCGGATGGTAACCATGTGATGAAGGATTttagaaaaatgattttaaag CAAGCCAAGCATCTTGTAGCTGAAATGTCCATCCTCCATCGTCAGTTGGACGAGAGAAGTACGCAGAAGGAAAAACTAGAGGAGCATGTGGCTGAGCTGCAGGATAACattgaaaagaagaagaaacaaatcaTAGA tttacACGAAGAAGTGGACACCTCTCGCAGGAGAATTACGTttattgatgaagaaaaagacaTCCTTGAAAAG GAAAAACTTAAGGCAGATAACAGACTGGCAGAGCTGGAGGAGTCCGAGGAGACTCTGCAGTCCAATATCTCTTTCCTCGCAGAAGAAAAATGCAAAGTCCTCGATGAATTGACACAACTGAAGGGAATtagagaagaagaggaaaaactcAGATCGGAGGCGCATGACGAATTCGAGTCCCTGAAAGCCCAGCTTGAAGACACGTCGCAGTCCAAACAGAAGCTAGAAAACGAACTGGCAACTATCACAGACTCTCTTCAAACTATGGATGCCGAGAAGAAAGATCTGGATGGCCAACTGAGATCGCTGGAAGAGAAAATGTCTTCTGTACACGACGAGAGAATCGGCCTTGAGCACGAGTTAGATGTTGCCAAGGAACAATTGGAGGCAGCCAATGAGGCGAGAATTCGGGCTGAGCAGAGTCAGGTCAGGTCGCAGGAGCAACTGGAGAGCCTGCAGTGCATGATGGATCAGGAGATCGCAGCGCTTAAATTTCAACTCAGCTCGGAGACTATGAAGTATGAAACAGAGCTTAAG ACTTTGTCGCAACAAATCCAAGAGTATAACGGCGTGAAAGAACGTTTATCAGAACAAGGCGAAATGATCACAGACCTGGAGAACCGCTTAAAAGAACGAAATGATATCCTACAACACGACAAGCATAAATACGTGACGGAAATAAAACATCTACGAAGCGAG GTGCAACAATATAAAAGTGGATTTGACGAAAACAAGCTTAGACTGCGCGCATTGGAAAATGAGCTTCTCTTGGCTGCCAAACAGTTAGAGGAGGAACGCTCCAGACAAAGAGAACTGAAGAAAAAGGTGGAAGAATACGAAGAAGAAAAAGGTGTACACAGTCTTCGATACGAAAAAAAGATTTCCCAGTTCAAAGAAGACATGGATGAGTTGAAAAAAAGGCTGGTAGAATTAACAAG agAAAAAGCGGAGTTATGGAAGAAAGCGGATGACATGGAGCACGAGATCAAGGTGAAAGCAGACGACAGATGGATGGACGATAGTGAAGTTTCTCACTGCCTCAGTTGTAAAGCTGAGTTTTCGTTCCTCTTGAGAAAG CATCATTGTAGAGTGTGTGGTCGTATTTTTTGTCACAACTGCTCCAACAATTGGGTTCAAACTCCTCACAGCAG AAAACTCCGTCGTGTTTGTGAAGATTGTTCAAAATCCGATAAACGGCTTAATGCTCAACTTGTGGGAAAACCTTCAGACGTGGACGACGATCCGACATCAGACGTCAGTGATTTGCAGTCAAATCGGAGGGAAAGCCTGCTGAGTTTCCAGGATGACGAAGGGGGCCTGGGCGCTGATGACGACCCTCAGCCTG GTCCCAGTACTTCTGGTGTAGTTCTCCCGGGTTGTCCCCAGTCCACCTCCACTCCTAAAAAATCCGACAGAAAAGGAAGCAGCGATAAAGAGCGCAGCCAAAGTGTGACAAGTGGTGAGAATCACAAATACACCACCTTGAAAAGTGCCAAGAAGTCCGCAGCCAAAGAAGCAGCCAAAAAGTCTGTGGAAGAAAAACCTGAGCCTGACCATTCATCaaaggaggaagaagaagaagaagaagaagaatatgAGTTTTTGGAGGAAGGAGACGAACAAGCGTTTGAACAGCCGCAAGCTCAAGTGGTTATCTGTGAAAGTGACGTTAGAGAAGACTTGGCGGTACCAGCGTTGAACGAGGAGCCGGGACCGTTTTGGCACGTAACTGTACCCCCAGGAAAACGTCATTTGATTCCAGTACTGGTCGGAACTCAGGGAACGTCGCTATCGTGGAAGTTTTCGACCGAAAAAAGG AGCATACGCTTTGGAGTTGCCTTCAAACTCTCGGAGACAAAGAAGGACAGTGAGTGCGAG ACCGTAGTGCCTTTATCTCAGTGTAATTCTCAGCAAATTTCCATCAAGGGTGAAATAACAGACGTTTCTCCTGGAGTATATGTGCTTGTATTCGATAACACCTTCTCCAG atttACGTCCAAGCGTTTATTTTGCATGGTGCAAGTTGAA
- the LOC131769311 gene encoding uncharacterized protein — protein MASCNPDSADSVESPVLSLFKMTKGSAMLKVKRHGTPQIKKFVLSRDLAHLQWGTPKNKGEKSVSTSQMTELLKGQKTKVFQNCPIPQRESMSFSVVYKIGKSLQTIDVVCFDKQQCDTWTSGLQALVSGFNDRKVIDQLYKSGKNGDEIDNHRVPPTDDIPLQPMTANGQQRNEDACDLYTWGNGSTGMLGHGENAEENVPKVVEALQSKDVMKIACGTTHTVVLTNEGEVFSWGLGYGGKLGQGHLRDRSTPLRVAALKDMKITTIACHEFHTAAVCATGELYTWGKGGPRLGYESATRKEILPRLVEGLEEHRVSHVACGQAHTLVCTKNGQCLAFGDNEFGQLGIKGLNMSYEPLRAHELESHHILYVACGARHSAVLSDTGCLWTWGDNRSGQLGVENLSLSCNPITLSTLAELRNQVIIDVSCGDKHTVFLSKKGKLFGMGDNSENQLGMNQRNKSGETILRVNVPTRIQLSAHFRASKAMQLSCGASHTAAVTESGEIFTWGKGKAGRLGHGDTRDRPVPCELDMDGKRVRHVECGNTHTACLVTRAWVSEDLVKNCMACKTKFSLVNRKHHCRKCGGIFCASCTSKRTSVLNLPGDRIPRRVCDRCYTVLQEDVT, from the exons ATGGCGAGCTGTAACCCAGATTCAGCTGATTCTGTGGAATCCCCAGTACTGTCGTTGTTCAAAATGACAAAGGGTTCTGCCATGCTCAAGGTCAAGCGGCAT GGAACTCCTCAGATCAAGAAGTTTGTATTATCAAGAG ATCTTGCTCATTTACAATGGGGAACTCcaaaaaataaaggagaaaaatcTG TATCGACTTCACAAATGACTGAGCTTTTAAAAGGACAAAAGACCAAAGTATTTCAGAACTGCCCTATTCCACAGAGAGAg tCCATGTCTTTCTCTGTGGTTTACAAGATTGGTAAAAGTTTGCAGACAATAgatgttgtttgttttgacaaaCAGCAGTGTGATACATGGACATCAGGTTTGCAG GCCTTGGTGAGTGGTTTTAATGACAGAAAGGTCATTGATCAATTGTATAAAAGTGGAAAGAATGGAGATGAGATAGATAACCATCGTGTACCACCAACGGATGAT atCCCTTTGCAACCCATGACTGCAAATGGACAACAGCGTAATGAAG ATGCCTGTGACCTGTACACGTGGGGTAATGGCTCCACAGGAATGTTGGGGCATGGTGAAAATGCCGAGGAGAATGTTCCCAAAGTTGTAGAGGCATTGCAATCAAAGGATGTGATGAAAATAGCCTGTGGAACCACTCACACTGTTGTGTTAACAA acgAAGGAGAAGTGTTTTCTTGGGGTTTAGGGTATGGTGGCAAGCTTGGACAAGGACATCTTAGAGACAGATCGACCCCGCTCAGAGTTGCTGCATtgaaagacatgaaaataaCGACAATTGCGTGTCACGAATTCCACACAGCAGCAGTTTGTG CTACAGGAGAATTATACACATGGGGCAAAGGAGGTCCAAGGCTTGGATATGAGAGCGctacaagaaaagaaatactACCAAGATTGGTGGAAGGACTTGAAGAACACCGAGTTTCACACGTGGCTTGTGGACAAGCCCATACTCTAG TGTGCACCAAGAACGGACAGTGTCTTGCTTTTGGTGACAACGAGTTTGGCCAGCTCGGGATCAAAGGACTCAACATGAGTTATGAGCCATTGAGAGCACACGAGCTGGAGAGTCATCACATCTTGTACGTGGCTTGTGGAGCGCGTCACAGTGCAGTGTTATCCG ATACTGGATGTCTGTGGACGTGGGGTGATAACAGGTCTGGTCAACTAGGAGTGGAAAATCTGAGCCTCTCGTGCAATCCGATCACTTTGTCAACGTTGGCAGAATTAAG GAATCAAGTGATAATTGATGTAAGTTGTGGAGACAAGCACACAGTGTTCTTATCAA aaaaaggaaagctgTTTGGAATGGGCGATAACTCAGAAAACCAACTCGGAATGAACCAAAGAAACAAGTCCGGAGAGACAATCTTAAGGGTAAATGTACCCACCCGCATTCAACTATCCGCTCACTTCAGAGCTTCCAAAGCAATGCAACTTTCATGCGGAGCTTCTCATACAGCCGCTGTTACAG AATCAGGAGAAATATTTACGTGGGGAAAGGGAAAAGCAGGTCGCTTAGGTCACGGTGATACAAGAGACAG ACCAGTGCCTTGTGAACTAGACATGGATGGCAAGCGAGTCCGTCATGTGGAATGCGGTAATACACACACAGCATGCCTTGTCACTAGGGCTTGGGTCTCAGAGGATTTGGTTAAGAACTGCATGGCGTGCAAGACAAAGTTTTCATTGGTGAACAGGAAG CATCACTGCCGCAAGTGTGGAGGCATTTTTTGCGCTTCATGCACTTCAAAACGAACTTCTGTTCTCAATCTGCCAGGAGATCGCATCCCTCGACGAGTTTGTGACAGATGCTACACAGTTCTTCAAGAAGACGTGACGTGA
- the LOC136284025 gene encoding EH domain-binding protein 1-like produces the protein MVKLELQMKEAIDTEDCEAEFESLSLDWLALNKFRSELDERKPDLLTLSRQENRKECLKFLRQDLKCLFEVKGWKKTEEHKDQEKNVLDLILNLTNMA, from the exons ATGGTTAAATTGGAATTACAGATGAAAGAAGCAATAGACACTGAAg ATTGTGAGGCCGAGTTTGAAAGCTTATCACTTGACTGGTTAGCGCTAAATAAGTTCCGTTCTGAACTTGACGAAAGGAAACCAGACCTTCTTACTCT TTCCAGACAAGAAAACCGGAAGGAGTGTTTGAAATTCTTACGTCAGGACCTTAAATGCCTGTTTGAAGTCAAAG GTTGGAAGAAAACCGAAGAACACAAAGATCAGGAAAAGAATGTCCTGGATCTTATTCTCAACTTGACCAACATGGCCTGA